The bacterium genome window below encodes:
- a CDS encoding bifunctional homocysteine S-methyltransferase/methylenetetrahydrofolate reductase, translating to MNRFLDTIDRRVVIADGALGTQFYAQGIPFSRCYDSLNLTDPVAVERIHRSYVAVGAELIETNTFGANRARLAQFGLSHRVQEINRRGVEIARWVAGADRFVAGSMSSLGKPLEPIGKISIPQAIEIFREQAEALIEGGVDLILLETFTTLQEALLALEGAKLAAAPKNIPVWVQMSFTDEGKTLVGDKPEEVARRLTEAGADGVGSNCSMGPQILLEVMERMARVPGIRLSCLPNAGLPQVLEGRYVYLTSPAYMAEYADRFRALGVSLIGGCCGTTPEHIKEIVLTVGGKTIERQSIGEIIHLTDIDREPEHLVETVSEQRTFMEQLRSDRFYVSVEIDPPRGVNSDKLVQGARLCKAGGVDCINVADSPLARARMSPLALSHIIRDNVGIEIILHMSCRDRNVLATQAELMGAHALQIRNILAVTGDPPTLGDYPDAKGVFELDSVSLTKLMTALNHGMDLSGRKLDSPCDYAIGVAINPTAPDLGAELEKYVRKVEAGAMFAMTQPVYELDALENFFAKYTGKKLPVMVGVLPLRNTKHAEFIHHEVPGMTVPQRIRDRMYQAGEAGPNMGVQIAQEFLREAKTMCEGVYLMPPFNKFEMAVDIIQVL from the coding sequence TTGAACCGTTTTCTCGACACGATTGACCGCCGGGTCGTCATCGCCGATGGGGCGCTCGGAACGCAATTCTATGCGCAAGGCATCCCCTTTAGCCGATGCTACGACAGTCTGAATTTGACTGACCCGGTCGCCGTCGAACGGATTCACCGCAGCTATGTGGCGGTAGGTGCCGAACTCATCGAGACGAATACCTTTGGCGCGAATCGTGCCCGGTTAGCACAATTCGGATTATCGCATCGCGTGCAAGAAATCAACCGCCGCGGCGTCGAAATTGCCCGCTGGGTCGCTGGCGCTGATCGGTTTGTCGCCGGATCGATGTCTTCGCTCGGGAAACCGCTCGAGCCAATCGGAAAAATATCGATTCCCCAAGCAATCGAGATTTTCAGGGAACAAGCAGAAGCGTTAATTGAGGGCGGCGTCGACCTCATTCTGCTCGAAACGTTTACCACCTTGCAGGAAGCATTGCTTGCGTTGGAAGGCGCGAAACTCGCTGCCGCTCCTAAGAATATTCCGGTGTGGGTACAAATGTCGTTCACCGACGAAGGTAAAACCTTGGTGGGCGATAAACCGGAAGAGGTTGCGCGCAGACTAACCGAGGCAGGCGCTGACGGGGTCGGTTCCAATTGTTCGATGGGGCCGCAAATTCTGCTTGAAGTGATGGAACGGATGGCGCGCGTTCCGGGTATTCGGCTCTCCTGTTTACCGAACGCCGGTTTGCCGCAAGTGCTCGAAGGGCGTTACGTCTATCTCACCAGTCCGGCATATATGGCGGAATATGCCGACCGTTTTCGCGCATTGGGAGTTTCACTCATCGGCGGGTGTTGCGGTACGACCCCGGAACATATCAAAGAAATTGTGTTGACGGTGGGCGGAAAAACCATCGAGCGGCAATCGATTGGCGAAATCATCCATTTGACCGACATCGACCGCGAACCGGAGCATCTCGTCGAAACGGTTTCCGAACAACGCACCTTCATGGAGCAACTCCGCAGCGATCGCTTTTATGTGTCGGTCGAAATCGATCCGCCGCGCGGCGTCAACAGCGATAAATTGGTACAAGGTGCGCGGCTCTGTAAAGCGGGCGGCGTAGATTGCATCAATGTCGCCGATTCCCCGTTAGCGCGGGCGAGAATGTCGCCGCTCGCACTCTCCCATATCATTCGCGATAATGTCGGCATCGAAATTATTTTGCACATGAGCTGCCGCGACCGCAATGTTCTTGCGACCCAAGCGGAACTGATGGGAGCTCATGCCCTCCAGATACGCAACATCCTTGCTGTGACTGGCGATCCCCCGACGCTTGGCGATTATCCCGATGCGAAAGGAGTCTTCGAACTCGATAGTGTGAGCCTGACGAAACTCATGACCGCATTGAATCATGGCATGGATTTATCGGGACGAAAACTCGATTCCCCCTGTGACTATGCGATTGGCGTCGCCATTAATCCGACCGCGCCTGATCTTGGCGCCGAGTTGGAAAAGTATGTTCGGAAAGTCGAAGCGGGGGCGATGTTTGCGATGACGCAGCCGGTCTATGAACTCGATGCATTAGAGAATTTCTTCGCAAAGTACACAGGAAAAAAACTGCCGGTGATGGTCGGCGTTCTGCCCTTGCGCAACACCAAACACGCTGAATTCATCCACCATGAAGTGCCGGGCATGACCGTTCCGCAGCGAATCCGCGACCGGATGTACCAAGCGGGTGAAGCCGGTCCG